A region from the Canis lupus dingo isolate Sandy chromosome 9, ASM325472v2, whole genome shotgun sequence genome encodes:
- the CORO6 gene encoding coronin-6 isoform X6 — MSRRVVRQSKFRHVFGQAAKADQSYEDIRVSKVTWDSSFCAVNPKFLAIIVEAGGGGAFIVLPLAKTGRVDKNYPLVTGHTAPVLDIDWCPHNDNVIASASDDTTVMVWQIPDYTPVRNITEPIITLEGHSKRVGILSWHPTARNVLLSAGGDNVIIIWNVGTGEVLLSLDDLHPDVIHSVCWNSNGSLLATTCKDKTLRIIDPRKGQVVAERFAAHEGMRPMRAVFTRQGHIFTTGFTRMSQRELGLWDPNNFEEPVALQEMDTSNGVLLPFYDPDSSIVYLCGKGDSSIRYFEITDEPPFVHYLNTFSSKEPQRGMGFMPKRGLEVSKCEIARFYKLHERKCEPIVMTVPRKSDLFQDDLYPDTPGPEPALEADEWLSGQDAEPVLISLRDGYVPPKHRELRVTKRNILDVRPPSGPRRSQSASDASLSQHTLETLLEEIKALREQVQAQEQRITALENMLCELVDGTD, encoded by the exons ATGAGCCGACGTGTGGTTCGGCAGAGCAAGTTCCGCCATGTGTTTGGGCAGGCCGCAAAGGCTGACCAGTCCTACGAGGACATCCGggtgtccaaggtcacatgggaCAGCTCCTTCTGTGCGGTCAACCCCAAATTCCTGGCCATTATTGtggaggctgggggtggaggtgccTTCATTGTCCTGCCTCTGGCCAAG ACAGGACGAGTGGATAAGAACTACCCACTGGTCACTGGGCACACTGCTCCTGTGCTGGACATTGACTGGTGCCCACACAATGACAACGTCATTGCCAGTGCCTCAGATGACACCACGGTCATG gTGTGGCAAATTCCAGATTATACTCCCGTGCGCAACATTACAGAACCCATCATTACACTCGAGGGCCACTCCAAACGTGTGGGCATCCTCTCCTGGCACCCCACTGCCCGGAATGTCCTGCTCAGTGCAG GTGGTGACAATGTGATCATCATCTGGAATGTGGGCACCGGGGAGGTGCTCCTGAGCCTAGACGACCTGCACCCGGACGTCATCCACAGCGTGTGCTGGAACAGCAACGGTAGCCTGCTGGCCACCACCTGCAAGGACAAGACGCTGCGCATTATCGACCCCCGCAAGGGCCAGGTGGTGGCG gagaGGTTTGCGGCCCACGAGGGAATGAGGCCCATGCGGGCCGTCTTCACGCGCCAGGGTCATATCTTCACCACGGGCTTCACCCGCATGAGCCAGCGAGAGCTGGGCCTGTGGGACCCG AACAACTTCGAGGAGCCAGTGGCACTGCAGGAGATGGACACAAGCAACGGGGTCCTACTGCCCTTCTATGATCCCGACTCTAGCATCGTCTACCTATGCGGCAAG GGCGACAGCAGCATTCGATACTTTGAGATTACGGACGAACCACCTTTCGTGCATTACCTGAACACCTTCAGCAGCAAGGAGCCTCAGAGGGGCATGGGTTTCATGCCCAAGCGGGGGCTGGAAGTCAGCAAGTGTGAGATCGCCCG GTTCTACAAGTTGCACGAAAGAAAATGTGAGCCCATCGTCATGACGGTGCCCCGCAAG tcAGACTTGTTCCAGGACGACCTATACCCAGATACTCCCGGCCCCGAGCCGGCCCTAGAAGCGGACGAATGGCTATCTGGCCAGGACGCCGAACCGGTGCTCATCTCGCTGAGGGACGGTTACGTGCCTCCCAAGCACCGCGAGCTCCGCGTCACCAAGCGCAATATCCTGGACGTGCGCCCCCCCTCTGGCCCCCGCCGCAGCCAGTCGGCCAGCGACGCCTCCCTGTCG CAGCACACCCTGGAGACGCTGCTGGAGGAGATCAAGGCCCTGCGCGAGCAGgtgcaggcccaggagcagcGCATCACGGCCCTGGAGAACATGCTGTGCGAGCTGGTGGACGGCACCGACTAG
- the CORO6 gene encoding coronin-6 isoform X11, translated as MPSPWGWFAVTACGGAGNNFEEPVALQEMDTSNGVLLPFYDPDSSIVYLCGKGDSSIRYFEITDEPPFVHYLNTFSSKEPQRGMGFMPKRGLEVSKCEIARFYKLHERKCEPIVMTVPRKSDLFQDDLYPDTPGPEPALEADEWLSGQDAEPVLISLRDGYVPPKHRELRVTKRNILDVRPPSGPRRSQSASDASLSQHTLETLLEEIKALREQVQAQEQRITALENMLCELVDGTD; from the exons ATGCCGAGTCCCTGGGGGTGGTTTGCGGTGACTGCATGCGGCGGCGCAGGG AACAACTTCGAGGAGCCAGTGGCACTGCAGGAGATGGACACAAGCAACGGGGTCCTACTGCCCTTCTATGATCCCGACTCTAGCATCGTCTACCTATGCGGCAAG GGCGACAGCAGCATTCGATACTTTGAGATTACGGACGAACCACCTTTCGTGCATTACCTGAACACCTTCAGCAGCAAGGAGCCTCAGAGGGGCATGGGTTTCATGCCCAAGCGGGGGCTGGAAGTCAGCAAGTGTGAGATCGCCCG GTTCTACAAGTTGCACGAAAGAAAATGTGAGCCCATCGTCATGACGGTGCCCCGCAAG tcAGACTTGTTCCAGGACGACCTATACCCAGATACTCCCGGCCCCGAGCCGGCCCTAGAAGCGGACGAATGGCTATCTGGCCAGGACGCCGAACCGGTGCTCATCTCGCTGAGGGACGGTTACGTGCCTCCCAAGCACCGCGAGCTCCGCGTCACCAAGCGCAATATCCTGGACGTGCGCCCCCCCTCTGGCCCCCGCCGCAGCCAGTCGGCCAGCGACGCCTCCCTGTCG CAGCACACCCTGGAGACGCTGCTGGAGGAGATCAAGGCCCTGCGCGAGCAGgtgcaggcccaggagcagcGCATCACGGCCCTGGAGAACATGCTGTGCGAGCTGGTGGACGGCACCGACTAG
- the CORO6 gene encoding coronin-6 isoform X10: protein MSRRVVRQSKFRHVFGQAAKADQSYEDIRVSKVTWDSSFCAVNPKFLAIIVEAGGGGAFIVLPLAKVWQIPDYTPVRNITEPIITLEGHSKRVGILSWHPTARNVLLSAGGDNVIIIWNVGTGEVLLSLDDLHPDVIHSVCWNSNGSLLATTCKDKTLRIIDPRKGQVVAERFAAHEGMRPMRAVFTRQGHIFTTGFTRMSQRELGLWDPNNFEEPVALQEMDTSNGVLLPFYDPDSSIVYLCGKGDSSIRYFEITDEPPFVHYLNTFSSKEPQRGMGFMPKRGLEVSKCEIARFYKLHERKCEPIVMTVPRKSDLFQDDLYPDTPGPEPALEADEWLSGQDAEPVLISLRDGYVPPKHRELRVTKRNILDVRPPSGPRRSQSASDASLSQHTLETLLEEIKALREQVQAQEQRITALENMLCELVDGTD from the exons ATGAGCCGACGTGTGGTTCGGCAGAGCAAGTTCCGCCATGTGTTTGGGCAGGCCGCAAAGGCTGACCAGTCCTACGAGGACATCCGggtgtccaaggtcacatgggaCAGCTCCTTCTGTGCGGTCAACCCCAAATTCCTGGCCATTATTGtggaggctgggggtggaggtgccTTCATTGTCCTGCCTCTGGCCAAG gTGTGGCAAATTCCAGATTATACTCCCGTGCGCAACATTACAGAACCCATCATTACACTCGAGGGCCACTCCAAACGTGTGGGCATCCTCTCCTGGCACCCCACTGCCCGGAATGTCCTGCTCAGTGCAG GTGGTGACAATGTGATCATCATCTGGAATGTGGGCACCGGGGAGGTGCTCCTGAGCCTAGACGACCTGCACCCGGACGTCATCCACAGCGTGTGCTGGAACAGCAACGGTAGCCTGCTGGCCACCACCTGCAAGGACAAGACGCTGCGCATTATCGACCCCCGCAAGGGCCAGGTGGTGGCG gagaGGTTTGCGGCCCACGAGGGAATGAGGCCCATGCGGGCCGTCTTCACGCGCCAGGGTCATATCTTCACCACGGGCTTCACCCGCATGAGCCAGCGAGAGCTGGGCCTGTGGGACCCG AACAACTTCGAGGAGCCAGTGGCACTGCAGGAGATGGACACAAGCAACGGGGTCCTACTGCCCTTCTATGATCCCGACTCTAGCATCGTCTACCTATGCGGCAAG GGCGACAGCAGCATTCGATACTTTGAGATTACGGACGAACCACCTTTCGTGCATTACCTGAACACCTTCAGCAGCAAGGAGCCTCAGAGGGGCATGGGTTTCATGCCCAAGCGGGGGCTGGAAGTCAGCAAGTGTGAGATCGCCCG GTTCTACAAGTTGCACGAAAGAAAATGTGAGCCCATCGTCATGACGGTGCCCCGCAAG tcAGACTTGTTCCAGGACGACCTATACCCAGATACTCCCGGCCCCGAGCCGGCCCTAGAAGCGGACGAATGGCTATCTGGCCAGGACGCCGAACCGGTGCTCATCTCGCTGAGGGACGGTTACGTGCCTCCCAAGCACCGCGAGCTCCGCGTCACCAAGCGCAATATCCTGGACGTGCGCCCCCCCTCTGGCCCCCGCCGCAGCCAGTCGGCCAGCGACGCCTCCCTGTCG CAGCACACCCTGGAGACGCTGCTGGAGGAGATCAAGGCCCTGCGCGAGCAGgtgcaggcccaggagcagcGCATCACGGCCCTGGAGAACATGCTGTGCGAGCTGGTGGACGGCACCGACTAG
- the CORO6 gene encoding coronin-6 isoform X9, translated as MSRRVVRQSKFRHVFGQAAKADQSYEDIRVSKVTWDSSFCAVNPKFLAIIVEAGGGGAFIVLPLAKVWQIPDYTPVRNITEPIITLEGHSKRVGILSWHPTARNVLLSAGGDNVIIIWNVGTGEVLLSLDDLHPDVIHSVCWNSNGSLLATTCKDKTLRIIDPRKGQVVAERFAAHEGMRPMRAVFTRQGHIFTTGFTRMSQRELGLWDPNNFEEPVALQEMDTSNGVLLPFYDPDSSIVYLCGKGDSSIRYFEITDEPPFVHYLNTFSSKEPQRGMGFMPKRGLEVSKCEIARFYKLHERKCEPIVMTVPRKSDLFQDDLYPDTPGPEPALEADEWLSGQDAEPVLISLRDGYVPPKHRELRVTKRNILDVRPPSGPRRSQSASDASLSQQHTLETLLEEIKALREQVQAQEQRITALENMLCELVDGTD; from the exons ATGAGCCGACGTGTGGTTCGGCAGAGCAAGTTCCGCCATGTGTTTGGGCAGGCCGCAAAGGCTGACCAGTCCTACGAGGACATCCGggtgtccaaggtcacatgggaCAGCTCCTTCTGTGCGGTCAACCCCAAATTCCTGGCCATTATTGtggaggctgggggtggaggtgccTTCATTGTCCTGCCTCTGGCCAAG gTGTGGCAAATTCCAGATTATACTCCCGTGCGCAACATTACAGAACCCATCATTACACTCGAGGGCCACTCCAAACGTGTGGGCATCCTCTCCTGGCACCCCACTGCCCGGAATGTCCTGCTCAGTGCAG GTGGTGACAATGTGATCATCATCTGGAATGTGGGCACCGGGGAGGTGCTCCTGAGCCTAGACGACCTGCACCCGGACGTCATCCACAGCGTGTGCTGGAACAGCAACGGTAGCCTGCTGGCCACCACCTGCAAGGACAAGACGCTGCGCATTATCGACCCCCGCAAGGGCCAGGTGGTGGCG gagaGGTTTGCGGCCCACGAGGGAATGAGGCCCATGCGGGCCGTCTTCACGCGCCAGGGTCATATCTTCACCACGGGCTTCACCCGCATGAGCCAGCGAGAGCTGGGCCTGTGGGACCCG AACAACTTCGAGGAGCCAGTGGCACTGCAGGAGATGGACACAAGCAACGGGGTCCTACTGCCCTTCTATGATCCCGACTCTAGCATCGTCTACCTATGCGGCAAG GGCGACAGCAGCATTCGATACTTTGAGATTACGGACGAACCACCTTTCGTGCATTACCTGAACACCTTCAGCAGCAAGGAGCCTCAGAGGGGCATGGGTTTCATGCCCAAGCGGGGGCTGGAAGTCAGCAAGTGTGAGATCGCCCG GTTCTACAAGTTGCACGAAAGAAAATGTGAGCCCATCGTCATGACGGTGCCCCGCAAG tcAGACTTGTTCCAGGACGACCTATACCCAGATACTCCCGGCCCCGAGCCGGCCCTAGAAGCGGACGAATGGCTATCTGGCCAGGACGCCGAACCGGTGCTCATCTCGCTGAGGGACGGTTACGTGCCTCCCAAGCACCGCGAGCTCCGCGTCACCAAGCGCAATATCCTGGACGTGCGCCCCCCCTCTGGCCCCCGCCGCAGCCAGTCGGCCAGCGACGCCTCCCTGTCG CAGCAGCACACCCTGGAGACGCTGCTGGAGGAGATCAAGGCCCTGCGCGAGCAGgtgcaggcccaggagcagcGCATCACGGCCCTGGAGAACATGCTGTGCGAGCTGGTGGACGGCACCGACTAG